The following are from one region of the Paraglaciecola sp. L1A13 genome:
- a CDS encoding adenosine deaminase, with product MPVHNPSTTDLINSLPKAELHLHIEGTLEPELMMALAAKHQVNLPYATIDDVRVAYNFDNLQSFLDLYYLGASVLRDEDDFYHLMWNYLCKCREDNVVHVEMMFDPQTHTERGIDFAVFMSGFSRAMTQAEKEWGQSSLLIMSFLRHLSEDSAFETLAAAAPYLSVITAVGLDSSELGNPPEKFARVFAKAKELGLMRVAHAGEEGPPEYIWSALHDLDVHRIDHGVRSVEDPTLMQELVSRQMPLTVCPLSNIKLCVFDHMSEHNLLTLLDHGVMVTVNADDPSYFGGYLNDNYHALAAHLSINEQQVKILASNSFKASFLSDEQKNYWLQQILAY from the coding sequence ATGCCCGTTCATAATCCATCAACCACAGACCTAATTAATTCGCTCCCTAAAGCGGAATTGCATTTACATATTGAGGGCACCCTTGAGCCTGAATTAATGATGGCGTTAGCCGCTAAGCATCAGGTGAATTTACCCTATGCAACCATTGATGATGTGCGTGTTGCTTATAACTTCGATAACTTACAGAGCTTTCTGGATTTATATTATCTTGGTGCCTCAGTGCTGCGTGATGAAGATGATTTCTATCACTTAATGTGGAATTACCTGTGTAAATGCAGAGAAGACAACGTGGTGCACGTGGAAATGATGTTCGATCCGCAAACCCATACTGAGCGTGGCATCGATTTTGCGGTATTTATGTCTGGTTTTTCGCGGGCCATGACGCAGGCTGAAAAAGAGTGGGGACAATCGAGTTTACTGATTATGTCGTTTTTGCGACATTTAAGTGAGGACAGTGCATTTGAAACATTAGCTGCGGCGGCACCTTATTTGTCGGTGATCACGGCAGTGGGGTTAGACAGTTCGGAATTGGGTAATCCACCTGAGAAATTCGCTCGGGTATTTGCAAAAGCAAAAGAGCTTGGTTTAATGCGTGTTGCTCATGCTGGAGAGGAAGGTCCACCTGAGTATATTTGGAGCGCATTACATGACCTAGATGTACATCGAATCGATCACGGTGTACGCAGCGTTGAAGATCCCACCTTAATGCAAGAACTTGTCAGCAGGCAAATGCCGCTGACAGTATGCCCACTGTCGAATATCAAATTATGCGTGTTTGACCACATGAGTGAACACAATCTGCTGACGCTTTTGGATCATGGAGTGATGGTGACCGTTAACGCTGATGACCCTAGCTATTTTGGTGGGTACTTGAACGATAACTATCATGCGTTGGCGGCGCATTTATCGATTAACGAGCAGCAGGTGAAAATCCTCGCCAGCAATAGTTTTAAAGCGAGCTTTTTAAGCGACGAGCAAAAAAATTATTGGCTACAACAAATTTTAGCCTATTAA
- a CDS encoding NarK family nitrate/nitrite MFS transporter yields the protein MSVDKFNLLSFTGKMKTLHLSWIAFFITFMVWFNMAPLKGAIVDGVGLTLSEWKTLLIINVALTIPARVIIGALTDKFGPRIVYSALMGICSIPCFMFALADSFTQLVIARFALGCIGAGFVVGIRMVSEWFPPKELGTAEGVYGGWGNFGSAAAAFTLPTLAILFGGEDGWRYAVGITGLMSLLFSFVYYKNTTDTPKGSTYFRPKNLGGMEVTSVGDFYLLLFMKTPMYLALALLNWKLSPQGVSLLSENVALIIYLGLVALYIYDAYATYNVNKDIFVTPVPEAHRYSFKQVAVLNVLYFATFGSELAVVSMLPAFFAETFELSMATAGLLAGMYAFMNLMSRPGGGMISDRFGRRKTLLILTAGLAIGYFCLSLIDSSWPIWLAVIAVMACSFFVQSGEGAVFAVVPLIKRRLTGQIAGMTGAYGNVGAVVYLTVYSLVDTPTFFTVIACTAVIGFIALFFMKEPSGAMTEVREDGSVELIHVT from the coding sequence ATGAGCGTTGATAAATTTAATTTACTGTCCTTTACCGGCAAAATGAAAACCCTGCATCTATCTTGGATAGCCTTTTTCATTACGTTTATGGTGTGGTTTAACATGGCACCGTTAAAAGGCGCCATTGTTGATGGTGTTGGCCTAACGCTCAGCGAATGGAAAACCCTGCTCATTATTAACGTTGCTTTAACAATACCTGCACGGGTCATTATTGGGGCGTTAACCGATAAATTTGGTCCTCGTATCGTTTATTCTGCCTTAATGGGAATTTGTTCTATTCCATGTTTTATGTTTGCACTCGCGGACAGTTTTACCCAGTTAGTCATTGCTAGATTTGCCCTAGGTTGCATCGGGGCAGGGTTTGTTGTAGGAATTAGAATGGTAAGTGAGTGGTTCCCACCAAAAGAATTGGGTACGGCAGAGGGAGTCTATGGCGGTTGGGGGAACTTCGGTTCTGCAGCTGCGGCGTTTACCTTACCGACTTTGGCGATACTCTTCGGCGGCGAAGATGGCTGGCGCTACGCGGTGGGCATAACGGGCTTGATGAGTTTACTGTTCAGTTTTGTATACTATAAAAACACTACTGATACGCCTAAAGGCTCCACTTATTTTCGACCTAAAAATCTCGGTGGCATGGAAGTCACCAGTGTGGGGGATTTCTACCTACTATTATTTATGAAAACGCCTATGTACTTGGCTCTCGCGTTACTGAATTGGAAGTTGTCCCCGCAAGGTGTATCACTGTTGAGTGAAAATGTAGCACTTATCATTTACCTCGGGTTGGTTGCTCTGTATATATATGACGCGTACGCCACCTATAACGTAAACAAAGATATCTTTGTCACCCCTGTTCCCGAAGCGCATCGTTATTCATTTAAACAAGTGGCAGTGCTGAACGTTTTATACTTCGCTACGTTTGGTTCTGAATTAGCGGTTGTGTCTATGTTGCCGGCATTTTTTGCTGAAACGTTTGAATTAAGTATGGCAACGGCGGGTTTACTCGCGGGTATGTATGCATTTATGAATTTGATGTCTAGACCCGGCGGTGGAATGATTTCTGATCGCTTTGGTCGCAGAAAAACTTTACTTATTTTGACCGCTGGTTTAGCGATCGGTTATTTTTGCTTGAGTTTAATTGATTCAAGTTGGCCTATATGGTTAGCCGTTATCGCTGTAATGGCGTGTTCGTTTTTCGTGCAATCCGGAGAAGGTGCAGTATTTGCTGTGGTACCGCTGATTAAGCGTCGATTGACTGGGCAGATAGCAGGTATGACCGGTGCTTACGGTAACGTTGGTGCCGTCGTCTATTTAACAGTTTACTCACTGGTCGATACCCCTACCTTCTTTACCGTCATTGCGTGTACCGCTGTCATCGGATTTATTGCGCTGTTCTTTATGAAAGAGCCGTCGGGTGCAATGACGGAAGTACGCGAAGATGGTAGTGTTGAATTGATCCACGTTACCTAA